A single genomic interval of Spirosoma linguale DSM 74 harbors:
- a CDS encoding protein of unknown function DUF820 (PFAM: protein of unknown function DUF820~KEGG: noc:Noc_1566 hypothetical protein): MEQVLRTIRPPRYREFDDAFFFDLCQANETTKLERDANGNIILMPPTGSETGRYNADISGEIWSWNRRLKLGYVFDSSTGFKLPNSAVRSPDVAWVSRERWEAIPEPERQGFAPLCPDFLVEIRSKSDDLTELKAKMEEYRDNGCKLGWLIDRAGRQVFIYRENGSIEIKEGASVQLTGEDVLPDLTLTIEL, from the coding sequence ATGGAACAGGTACTTCGCACAATACGCCCTCCCCGCTACCGGGAATTTGATGATGCGTTTTTCTTCGACCTGTGTCAGGCCAATGAAACCACGAAGCTGGAGCGCGACGCCAACGGAAACATCATTCTTATGCCCCCCACCGGATCAGAAACAGGACGTTACAATGCCGATATTTCCGGCGAAATCTGGAGTTGGAACCGTCGACTGAAACTTGGCTATGTGTTCGACTCTTCCACCGGTTTTAAACTACCGAACTCAGCCGTGCGCTCACCCGATGTAGCCTGGGTCAGCCGTGAGCGGTGGGAGGCTATTCCCGAACCGGAACGCCAGGGCTTTGCACCACTTTGTCCGGACTTTTTGGTCGAGATTCGCTCCAAAAGCGATGATTTGACCGAGTTGAAAGCAAAAATGGAAGAGTATCGGGATAACGGATGCAAACTTGGCTGGCTCATTGACCGGGCGGGTCGGCAGGTGTTTATTTACCGCGAAAACGGCTCCATTGAAATCAAAGAAGGAGCAAGCGTTCAGTTAACCGGCGAGGACGTTTTACCAGACTTAACCCTGACAATTGAGTTATAA